TGCTTCAAAATTCCTCATTGGTCACCATCTCGTCCTGACAGTTTTGGATGGATCTAGTGTATAATAGTAACAGTGCGATAAGCGAGAGAGCACAAGAGAGCAGGCTGCTGATGCAACGTACACAGGAGTAAAGGCAAAAGTTGATAACTGATGACAAGACTGCAGGGTTTTGTGAAAAGttataacacacacactctaGATAAGGCAAACCATATCAACTATTTCTCATTCTCGCTATGTGCTGCTAGCTGTGTGCCGCATGCTATTCAAGCAGAAATCTAAAGCTAAATATCCTGCTGTGTCACTAGAGCATGACTTTCCATGTCCTTGCTGATGATGTGAACATACCCAGTCCCCTCCTTGCCCCCCCGCGGTCCCATGTGAGAGATGTGACCTTCTCAAAGTAAAGCGCCaggtcccagtccctgtccacAGTCAGTCTGCCATGACAGGCAAAGATAGCTGAGTTGCATACTAACAcggtttgggtttttttttttgctcatacTGCCAGGCCTCATAGCTTCCACTGCAGGCAATGAAAgggaaagatgctgatgtttcaCAGTTATATCATCTGTACAGCCAAAAGCCACCATCTAAAAGCATCAGTTTAGCACAGCGAGAAAAACAGATTATCAAGGATTCGGTCCCTTAACGACAATGTATCTTCAGTTAAACATAGAGAATTGACACCAAACCTATAGTGAGGACCTCAATCAGTTGGCACCTTCGACATGTCAAATAACTTGTTTCACTggatgtaaaaatgtaaaagcaTCATAGCACAGGGCTGTAAGCTCAGGGCTTCCTAATATTATAAGCTGTGGCACAGGCAGCTTTCCAGCCCATCTGGATGCTCTGAGCTAATCCCTACCTTTAGCTTTTGAACTGGGCTGACCAGATAGCAGCTGCCATGCTTCGATGTTTCATAAATAGGTATTTCGACATACTTATACCGTGACCTCCAACTGTATTAAGACCCTTTGAtttgaaactttaaaaaaaaaaaaaacatacgcGATGAAAAAACATAAAGTTGCCGAGTTTTATGTGTAAAATGACAATGTTTCTACAAAGAGAAGACTCGACATGGTAaagaataatataaaataactaTTTTAGCAGGAAATAATGTTGGATCATTCAGATGGAAACCCCCTCAAAAGCAGAGTCGTTCAACCAAATGATTTTCTTTCTGAACACACGACAGCCATCAAAGCTGACACCTAACAGTACGGCTGCAAAATGAGAATTCAAACAGAAAGCCATTCCAGTTGTCAGAATGACAAAAATCACAAATGGCGAAAGCCATCCACCCTCAGACAGGCGGCATCCATTCCGAACGTGACAACAGAGAGACTACATGATTGCAGGTATGCCACTGAGATTACAATAAACACATTGAAACATGAAAAACTCAGAAGAGCGGCATTGGCATAACTTACTCATCTGCCTGTCACCGTAGCTGATGGCTTCTGCAAGAGGACTCCATCCCTGTGCATTCTTTATCTTTACAGGTGCATTATGAGCCAGGAGCAGGAGAGCACACTCTGAAAGAGAAAACACACATCAGTGTCAAATGCAATGCGCTCTACATCAATATCTATTCTATCAACTGTTAAACAGACATGCCGGATGGTTTGTTGCCATGAGCCCCGTGACAGAGACATGTTCCAAGCAACCTTCAAACAATCAGATCAACCGAGTGCTAAAAGTCAGTGTGTAGGTGCCACCAATATGGAACACTGTCACATCTAAAAGCCACAGCTGCTAGTACAGGACACTGGCTGACCAAAGTTTCCAGTTTTGGCCACAAACAAGATGGCGTCTCTCATGACTGGGATATTGAAAATATTGCCCAACAATGTATGTAAAGTTTGCAGCCACCACTTTCAGGTCTTCCAGGTCCATAGTTTAGCAGGATACTAAACTTCCTACACTGATAAAGCTAGCACTCGTGCTAGCGCTGTGCATTTAAACTGCTCACAAGGTCAACGTGAACAGCTGTGGAATGTTATATATgttcttttgtttaatttgaattaaaatTCAAGGAAAGACACAATTTAAAACATATCTTTTCATAATAAAGAAATCCATAATGAGACAAAACTCAGCAAGTAATTCCGTTGGCAAATTGTGATCCATTTCTTGACCAAAATAATTCAGATTCCCATCCGATTCCTCGTTTCTCCATTTTTCCAGTCTTAAGAATTTCTTGAGTTTTGAAGGTGGACAGCTTTTATTGTGTACAAATTATAAAAGCCCTTTGAAGCAAAATCATGATTTTGCTTCTATCCGACTAAATTTACAGTTGCCTTTGTGCTCATgaaatggcttttttttgtgagtgatCCGCGTGGCTTCATCTCAGTTTAATTACTGTGTAGTATGAGGATTATTTAATGCCCAGTCTGCAAAGGTCAGATAAGACATGGTGAGAACAGCAGGAATATAAAGAAAATTACGAATCGCGGAATTGCCTCAAAATCCTCCCCCCCTAAAAGGGGcatttcatgagaaatcaaaaagTTGATTCAATAAAGCCACATTAATGAGAGCAGCACGTCCATGGGACAGAAAACTTTTAGCCCAATTACATGTGCTCTGGAAGATACTGACTTTTGATTATTCTGGTTCATTTTGTGCATGTCATTGTTAGGGTTAAAAAACTAATTGCATTCATTTCATTCTAATGAAATTCAGCTCTACCTTTGTGGCCCAGCATCACAGCCAGGTGGAGAggtgtgtttcctgcagagataaaaaaaaaaaaaaaaaaaagttaaaaaattaGCCCTTGTCCGCAGTACAACTGAATGCAAACATTGctgatactttaaaaaaaatgcattcagaAACAACTGAAGAACGGGTCCCTCATATACACTCAGGTAATAGCAAGAAGCTTACCATGGACATCTTTCTGAGAGATGCTATGGGTCCTGATGAGAGAAGAGAGCCGACGTACGTCTCCTTTGAACACGCATTCGTGAACAGGAAACTCCAAGTCCTCACTTGTCAAGATTATTGGGTTCTTGTTGTCATCACTGACAACTGATGTGTTgccgttgatgttgttttcattgagctgttgttgttgttgttgttgttgttgctgaagTGCCAAGGTTTTGACTGATTTATGAAAAGCCTTGTTTGACTTGAAATGGTTACTGGTACCGTTAGGAATCGTCCCGTTGGAGGTTTCATCGCACGTGTCCATTATTTCCTcatttttgtttgctttgttgTGGTTCTTCCGCAAGGCGCGTATCTTTTCACCTGTCATAATGACTACTGTACTTTACTTACTAGGCTACAAAACTGGTAATACTGTGGTGGTGGCGTTATTTCGGGAGCTAGTCAGCATGAACAAAATACGCAAATTAAAAATCTAAACCAACGCCTATTGTTTCTCCTAGCTGGTTGTTTTCTATTAATCAAATAACGTTACACCTGCTGCCCGACTCAAAGACAACATTAGCCCCCAAATGGCTTTAGCTTGCTAGCCCCCAATAAAAATTAGATGGATGTGGTGGGTGCGGCGATGAAAACAGAAATTAATGTTAAACATAACAGAACTCTCACGCACTAAATGAACATAAAGCTAAGAATGAGACCGAGTGACAAACGACTACATCATTGTCTCTTCAATCGCCTCTCAAAAAATACCTTTCAAAACAGAATCGATTTACTCTGCGGCAGAAATCGGGCGGACGGGTTTGTACAATAAACCAGCAGAGCTAACATTCATGCTAGCGCCACCAGAGGGTTGCAAATCTCGCGAGAGTTTTCATCTCACCCTCCAGTTTGAACGCGAGTTAACACAATCGTGTCATACTTATGGGACGCAagtagctagctagctagcaagCAAGCAAGCTGCGTTGTTATCGAGAATGGCAACTTCCAAGAAGGGGAAGAAAGTTGTAAATCAAGAAGAACTCCGACGGTTGATGAGGGAGAAACAAAGGCAAAATGCAGACAAAAAGCGTGTTGAGTCTCCGTTCGCTAAATATAGCAGTCTTGGCCACCTCAGTTGTGTCTTGTGCAATGTGCAGGTGAAGTCTGAACTACTGTGGCCCGCTCATATTCTTGGGAAACAGCATAAAGAAAAGGTTGCTGAGCTGAAGGGAGGAAAGAGTCAATCGGTGGTACCACAGAGTGAAACGGTGAAGAGGAAAGCTCCGGATAACGAGAATGTTATTGTAAAAAAGGCCAAACCAGCTTCGGGTGCAGGCCAGTCTGGCTCAGGGCTGCCAGGGGACTTTTTTGAGAAATCTGGCGACAAGAAAAGTGATTCTACCAAAAAGTCTGCAGGACTGAGTCTGTTGGCTGGAGTTTATGACGAGGATGATGGAGGCACTGAAGAGGCTGGTGAGGCTAATCCCACTACTCAGAAAGTTGAAGGTACAGGACTGCCAGCTGACTTCTTTGACAGCTCTATTCCATCCACACCCGCCATCTCCCACTCAGGATCCATCGCCAAAGCAGATGTGCAAGAAAAGAGCACCGAAAAGAAAGACAACTCAGCCGAGGCGTTGCCTGAGGGCTTCTTTGACGATCCAGTCAGAGATGCCAAAGTGCGTAACGTTGAAGCACCCAAGGATCATATGGACAAGGAGTGGgaagagtttcagaaggagatcaGACAGGTGAACACAAAGTCAGAGGCCATCGTCGCGGAGGACGACGAAGAAGGGCGCCTTGAACGTCAGATCGACGAAATTGATGAGCAAATTCAGTGTTACAAAAGGGTGGAACTGCTGAGAGACAAACGGGATGTGGTGAAAAGCAAGACTCTGGCTAGAAAGCATGAACAAATGGAGATTGAAGAAAGCATTGAAGAAGAGGGGGAGGACGAAGAAGAGTTGCTGGGGCTTTTGGCCCAGGACTGGAGGGCTAAAGGGGCTCTGGCTTAAGTTGTTCCAGAATTTAGCCATGCGTGATTGACCTCATCTTTGTCCAGattactgaaaaagaaaaacgttctTAAAGAGGAATTGTTTAGTACAAAGATGTCAACTCTTCAAGAATTGTATATAAGTTTAGTAAGACTTTCATTGCatgtacttttgtatatttcagGGTGGGTTATGTGTGATTGCAGCATTCTAGTAAAACATGTGCCACAGTAAGATGAGGTTTCTCGGTCTATGGCTTTAAACAAGAAGCAGAGCAAACTTTTAACTGTCTTTATTAATTGGTgctcaaacaaaaagacattcaTAAAACCCCCTCGTGTACAGCAATGGTGTGGATCCAAAATCTAAGTCATGGTGGCCACAGCTGTCGCATTTTAAGCTCAAGAAACCATTGTCCAGCAAAAACAAGTAGTCGACTATGTTgaatttttaaataatttgttgatGTTACATGAAAAGCAACATGCAAAGCACAActgaattattaaaaaaaaaagtcttgaataGATTTAAACAACCCAACCCCCTGCACAAGATAACAATACATTTCTACAGAGCACAATTAAATCAGAATATGACAGTTTTGTTATGTAAATACACCATTATTAGGCCtttaaaatgcaataaaatcaATCAAGTAAAGAGTGATAGTCAGTGCATCTTACACTACCTGTTACATATTGTGAGCTTGGTGTTCCTTCCTTCCCTTGCCACCATAAACAAGCCATTTCTTTGCCTATCTTTGTTATTGCTACATATGCCTCAAGAATAACTACCTGTGACTCAAAGTGTTCGTAGCCCTTCAAATCTGCAGAACATcaagagaaaaatgcaaaaacagcAAGCAATGAAACTACAGATAAACGCACACATGAATTAACCACGTGATCCCATTACAATTCGGTGAAGATAAACGAGGAAAGACACAGAAAACTAAGCAAAagcaaaactttttctttttagcttAGAAAAGAAGCATACAAAAGTCTCGACTCTTACCATCGCTTGTTTGTTTCGGATAAGTTAGGAAACCGTCTAAAAATGCAACCAATGTTCGACAAAAACTGTTTCTAGTAGTCATTTGTAAACATTAATAAAATTCTATTCTTCAATCCTATAAATAAGGTTCAGGTGACGTGTACCAAGTGTCTGTGAGGACATCTGCAATGAACTGATAACTAATGTCTATGACAGTTCAATAAACAAACCTATTAGATTGAAATGagatgtcaaaaaaaaaaaaaaaagtacactgAACACAGCAAGTCAAAGATTAAGGAtgaggaatgggattcaaaatTCACACCGTTTATCAATGGAATATTAATAATATGAACAAAGGAGctgaatatatatttaaatttcAGATACTCAGGGATTACTGTTAAAAATAAAGGAAATGGTTAATGATGATGGCTTACATTATGTGTGACTGGATGCACAGGGGTGGGAGTAGAGGGCACACCAGCGCCACTTTTTCTACAATCAGCATGATAAATATTCAGTTCACAAAAGTGCAGCAATTCCGCAAAAGAGTTGGGACCCCCAGGCCCTGCTGGGTATTCAATACTGTTCGTTGGCGTGAGCGATGGCCGTGCTCAcaaaccagcagcagctgtcAGCTCCATCAGGGAGTACCTCTGGTCCCCGTCGTCGTCGAAGCACTCCATGGCACCCTCGCTGGGAAGTGACGCTCCAAATACTTTCTTGAGGTGTTGATAGGTAAGTCCGAGTGAATTGCGTCCAACACCTGCCTGCTGGAAGATCTCTTCCAAGTCTGTGAAAGGAGTAAAAATGATGTTAAAAATCGAGTTGTgcttccttttgtttttattgagaTATCCGGATTTCTGGTAAATGCAAAGCTACCACCTGCAGACAGTTAGCATAGTTTTGGATGCCATAATTGGCTTGGCGCTGTCAAAACCACAGCAAAATTCACGTACGGGCTTCTCCAAAGCTCATTAATTAAAATAAGATGCGTCATTTGTTGAATATGGACTACATGCTTGACTTGCTGCTTGACTAAGAAAAATAACTTCCTCAAGTCTTCGTATCAGACTAATTAGAGCCAGGCAACAAAGCAGCGAGTTACTGCACTTTCAACCTGGAATAAATCTTCCCACTTAACTCTGCAAAAACAGAGCCAAAGGGTGCATTTCTCAAAAATCCAAATCGTTCGCTGTAATAAAATGGTGAGAGATAGTTGTGTGCACCTTTCATAGAACTGACACCATACAGCACCCTCTTTAGACATTTTGACCCAGCGGCTCTCTTTGACCGGCTTGGAGTTAAGAAGCGGGGACGTCTGCTTGTCGGGGACTCTGTCAGCGGTGTTGACGCCTCTGTCAAAAACGCAGAAGTCAATATTACAATGAAACACAGAGCAAAGAAAGCCACGgtgatagtaaaaaaaaaatatgctttATCATATTCTGTACCCTTCACATCCACAGGTGTTGCTTTGGTTGTAGTGGCTTCTTTCGCCATCTCACTTTCTGGATGTCCACTGCCATTCGCCTGTGGTGCCTCTGCATCATTATTCTGCAActgcaacaaaaacaaagcagaaaataaCTATGCGTAATTGAACTTCCTTGGCCTATTACAGGCTGTGATACCGCTCAAATGGGGTATTAGCCATCACATAAGGCGGATGTCTCACTAAGATCCGGCAGCTCAAGCAGCATTTACGCCCTTGTCTATATAATGCCAAGAAACAAAGTAGTTTTAAAAGAATGAACAAAGCCATTGACTCTGATGCTGAAAATGCTTCATTCGAGGTGGAGCAATAACGAGCATATAACTAATGATAATGTCTTTTTTCTCTGTGTCCCATTATCTTTCCAACTATCAGTGACACAGTAAATCTTGATCAACCTGATCAGACTATGGCTGTTTTCAGGTGACTTCTCCCCTTGCAATGATTTCAGCAATATACTGTCCCCTTGCCGCTCGTCATCACCTCGAGCTGGCTTGTGCGCTGGCTGTTTGAAAGAGAACGAGCCCGGTAACCAGTCACTGGAAGTGGCTCTGCCTATAATAATCTATATCATGTTACACTGGAACCCATCTAGTCTCTTAAAGAGTTGATAAGGGGGGATGCTCTAAACCTTTACTGTCTACAGCTCTATTACCATCATAGCAGAAAGAACAATCACCAACAGCGCAGACatctcctgccaacatggcggtgGAATCCCATGATTATGTTTGGGTCAACACGACGAGAAAAGCTCAAAATGTTGCATGTTACTCACGCTGTGTTTCGACCCGTTCTCCAATGAGGCAACTCTCTGGTGGAGATCTGCGACGGTAGAGAGGAGGATGTGGATTTGCTCATCAGTCCACGTGTGGTGCTGCTCTTCTGTCTTGTTGACCTCCCCCATGGCTTTTCTGAGGTCTGTTATGTCCTATTAAAGTACAACACACAAATGTAAACTGGCTTGCAGTTCGTAGACAGCAAATAATGTACAAAGTTAGTCAAATGTTTAAGTTTAACAGCTCGTGTCAAAAGACTATGGAGATCTCAGCGAGCTTGCAACTTATCACAAACTACAAAATGATCTAAAGTCATGGCATAAGAAACACATCAGTGTGTGATTATTTGTGCTTTAATAAAAACAGAGAGTACATTCAGCAGTTCTTTCAGATATTTGACCTAGTTTGAGTTGCAAACTAAAACCTCTAAGCTCCCAAAATAGATTGGCACTTGTTTCATGTATTATGAATGCCTACCCAAGGCATAGATCTAAGAAATGACAGGACGTTCTTATCCCGATGACTCCTTTACAACAGCTTGACAAGAACTGCAAAGCATGCTGGCAAAGCTTCCATGCGTGGGTTAACACACTAATTAATCTTTCCACGGCGGCGATCACCACGGCTCTTCATTTGGATTCATGCCACGATCGGGCTCATCAGAGCCATCCGGGTCATATGTAAGTGGATTTGCCTCCATTCAGAATGAGACAAATTTGCAAATGCACCACTACCAATAGCAACGAAGGACGAAGGATTATTGCACACTGGTTACGTcattttatttaacaaataTAACTAAGAACAAGGCGATTTTAAGCGGTTTTATGTACACCACCATCCCCATGCATAATATGCAAAGCAATAAGAAAAGCTAAGCAGAACACCATATTCTGCATCACTAGAGATgtaaatacaaaaagacaatttcaaCTTTGCCTTGTGAAAAAAATCCTTCACCTTTGCTCACATGACACACGAGATTGAGTCCCTAAACTATTtatgcaagaaaaaaagaaattcttcACTGTGAAAACAATGTGTGAATTTCAAACTGTGAACACTGTGAAATACAGTTTGACAAACAGATTTATTCATAAATCGACTATTCTGCCTCTCACAGCTGACACTACTCATCGTTACTGTAACTGTACAATGGGAAACACTCAGAACTGTTGATCCAGTCTGAGATATGAATGGATAACTgaaagtaataataaataaaaaaagtctaTCATTCcggaaaaaaagtttaaaactaattatttaagaaaaaaagaaaagggaaagatTAAACTTCTGC
The sequence above is drawn from the Odontesthes bonariensis isolate fOdoBon6 chromosome 14, fOdoBon6.hap1, whole genome shotgun sequence genome and encodes:
- the znf830 gene encoding zinc finger protein 830, whose product is MATSKKGKKVVNQEELRRLMREKQRQNADKKRVESPFAKYSSLGHLSCVLCNVQVKSELLWPAHILGKQHKEKVAELKGGKSQSVVPQSETVKRKAPDNENVIVKKAKPASGAGQSGSGLPGDFFEKSGDKKSDSTKKSAGLSLLAGVYDEDDGGTEEAGEANPTTQKVEGTGLPADFFDSSIPSTPAISHSGSIAKADVQEKSTEKKDNSAEALPEGFFDDPVRDAKVRNVEAPKDHMDKEWEEFQKEIRQVNTKSEAIVAEDDEEGRLERQIDEIDEQIQCYKRVELLRDKRDVVKSKTLARKHEQMEIEESIEEEGEDEEELLGLLAQDWRAKGALA